The following coding sequences are from one Streptomyces sp. NBC_01294 window:
- a CDS encoding GNAT family N-acetyltransferase has protein sequence MAELGPVVWPPAPLRTERLVLRASVARDRAAFIDLFASSEVRTYLGGPRPRAELENAVPEVPGRRPGVFVVDHDGAMIGIVTLDRRDAERPGHVHPDAGEAELSYMLLPEAWGRGYALEACTAALGWFANAFPGDPLVLCTQAANDRSVRVAVKLGFTEVERFEEFGAEQRFGVWSSVLPSG, from the coding sequence ATGGCTGAGCTTGGGCCCGTTGTCTGGCCGCCCGCCCCGTTGCGGACCGAGCGGCTCGTGCTCCGCGCGTCTGTGGCCCGCGACCGTGCGGCGTTCATCGACCTGTTCGCCTCGTCAGAGGTGCGGACGTACCTCGGTGGCCCCCGACCCCGTGCTGAGCTTGAGAATGCAGTGCCCGAAGTGCCCGGGCGGCGCCCCGGCGTGTTCGTGGTCGATCACGACGGGGCGATGATCGGCATCGTCACGCTCGACCGGCGGGACGCTGAGCGTCCTGGGCACGTCCATCCTGATGCCGGAGAGGCCGAGCTCAGCTACATGCTCCTGCCGGAGGCATGGGGACGTGGGTACGCCCTTGAGGCATGCACGGCGGCGCTCGGCTGGTTCGCCAACGCGTTTCCCGGCGACCCGCTGGTGCTCTGTACCCAGGCCGCCAACGACCGCTCGGTACGTGTCGCGGTGAAACTGGGGTTCACCGAGGTGGAGCGGTTCGAGGAGTTCGGCGCCGAGCAGAGGTTTGGCGTGTGGTCCTCGGTCCTGCCGTCCGGTTGA
- a CDS encoding IS630 family transposase, with translation MARTGRPKAELILSGEERAALEGWVRRRSTPQAWALRCRIILACAEGASNKDVAAQLGSTPHAWGRWRARFVEHRIAGLGDMPRSGGPRSVTDEQVAALIARTLESAPKNATHWSTRSMAKETGLSQSTVSRIWRAFGLQPHRSETFKLSTDPYFIDKVHDVVGLYLDPPERALVFCVDEKSQIQALDRSQPVLPMMPGVPQRVTHDYVRAGTTTLFAALEVATGKVIGSLHRRHRAEEFKKFLIKLDKEVPTGLEVHLVLDNYATHKTPAIKTWLLAHPRFHLHFTPTGSSWLNLVERWFAELTNKQIRRGVHKSVQALEQDIRAWIAAWNTDPKPYIWTKTADEILERLAHI, from the coding sequence GTGGCACGTACTGGGCGGCCGAAGGCCGAGTTGATCCTGTCCGGCGAGGAACGGGCTGCGCTCGAGGGGTGGGTGCGGCGTCGTTCCACGCCGCAGGCGTGGGCTCTTCGGTGCCGGATCATCCTTGCCTGCGCCGAAGGCGCTTCCAACAAGGACGTCGCGGCTCAGCTCGGCTCGACTCCCCATGCGTGGGGCCGTTGGCGGGCAAGGTTCGTCGAGCATCGGATCGCCGGCCTGGGCGACATGCCACGTTCGGGTGGCCCCCGGTCGGTCACGGACGAGCAGGTGGCCGCGCTGATCGCCCGGACGCTGGAGTCCGCCCCGAAGAACGCGACGCACTGGTCGACACGGTCGATGGCGAAGGAGACCGGCCTGTCGCAGTCGACGGTCTCGCGGATCTGGCGGGCCTTCGGCCTGCAGCCTCACCGCTCGGAGACCTTCAAGCTGTCCACCGACCCGTACTTCATCGACAAGGTCCACGACGTCGTCGGGCTTTATCTGGACCCGCCGGAGCGGGCACTGGTCTTCTGCGTGGACGAGAAGTCGCAGATCCAGGCCCTGGACCGCTCGCAGCCCGTCCTGCCGATGATGCCCGGCGTCCCGCAAAGGGTCACGCACGACTACGTCCGCGCCGGCACCACCACCCTCTTCGCCGCTCTCGAGGTCGCCACCGGCAAGGTGATCGGCTCACTCCACCGCCGCCACCGGGCTGAGGAGTTCAAGAAGTTCCTCATCAAACTCGACAAGGAAGTACCGACCGGTCTCGAGGTCCACCTGGTGCTGGACAACTACGCCACCCACAAGACCCCGGCGATCAAGACCTGGCTGCTGGCCCACCCCCGGTTCCACCTGCACTTCACGCCGACCGGATCGTCCTGGCTCAACCTGGTGGAACGATGGTTCGCCGAGCTGACAAACAAGCAGATACGGCGAGGCGTCCACAAGAGCGTCCAGGCCCTGGAACAAGACATCCGGGCCTGGATCGCAGCCTGGAACACCGACCCCAAGCCCTACATCTGGACCAAAACCGCTGACGAGATCCTCGAACGCCTCGCTCATATCTGA
- the msrA gene encoding peptide-methionine (S)-S-oxide reductase MsrA, with protein MRKTQQRAWLAGGCFWGMQGLIRSLPGVTGTRVGYSGGDGPHPTYADHGNHAEAIEIVFDPAVTDYRGILEYFFQIHDPTTKNRQGLDVGVNFRSVIFYLDEEQQRVAEETIADVEASGLWPGKVVTEVVPADAFWEAEPESQDYLLRYPNGYTCHFPRPSWRLPRRTDS; from the coding sequence ATGAGAAAGACTCAGCAGAGGGCGTGGCTCGCGGGTGGCTGCTTCTGGGGCATGCAAGGGCTGATCCGGTCGCTTCCCGGCGTCACAGGAACGCGAGTGGGCTACAGCGGCGGCGATGGCCCCCATCCCACCTATGCCGACCATGGAAACCATGCGGAGGCGATAGAGATCGTCTTCGACCCCGCGGTGACCGACTACCGGGGCATCTTGGAGTACTTCTTCCAGATTCACGATCCGACCACGAAGAACCGGCAGGGGCTCGACGTGGGTGTCAACTTCCGTTCCGTCATCTTCTACTTGGATGAGGAGCAGCAGAGGGTGGCTGAGGAGACCATTGCCGACGTCGAGGCATCGGGCTTGTGGCCTGGAAAGGTCGTGACTGAAGTCGTACCAGCTGACGCGTTCTGGGAAGCCGAGCCTGAGAGTCAGGATTACCTGCTGCGCTATCCCAATGGATACACCTGCCACTTCCCGCGCCCGAGCTGGAGGCTGCCGAGGCGCACCGACTCCTGA
- a CDS encoding DUF5709 domain-containing protein, whose amino-acid sequence MSDSHARGDDVYQPQPEDEPSEGQPDMENSLGEPDADDILDQGYSPAERPYASDRYATTGEEQREGESLDERLARELPESAPQEGDGIGDLVEGDGEPVDPQTGVARAGRLAPATAYPHSNDVLAHDLGIDAGAASAEEAAVYIIDEP is encoded by the coding sequence ATGAGTGACTCCCACGCCCGCGGTGATGACGTTTACCAGCCCCAGCCCGAGGACGAGCCTTCCGAGGGCCAGCCGGACATGGAGAACAGCCTAGGGGAGCCCGACGCCGACGACATCCTCGATCAGGGCTATTCGCCGGCCGAGCGGCCCTATGCGAGCGACCGCTATGCCACCACGGGCGAAGAGCAGCGGGAGGGTGAGAGCCTCGACGAGCGTCTCGCTCGGGAACTTCCCGAATCGGCCCCCCAGGAAGGTGACGGAATCGGGGATCTGGTCGAGGGCGACGGCGAACCGGTGGACCCCCAAACGGGTGTCGCCCGCGCCGGACGACTGGCACCAGCCACTGCTTACCCGCATAGCAACGACGTACTGGCCCATGACCTAGGCATCGACGCCGGAGCCGCTTCCGCAGAGGAAGCCGCCGTATACATTATCGACGAGCCGTAG
- a CDS encoding ATP-binding protein gives MDELAVIAQDSLRGRTDHMVALEEALAVARSGESTVLVLRGEAGVGKTSLLHYVEGQATGFRTLGISGIESEMAMPYASLQQLCAPMLGRLYDLPGPQREALSVAFGLLVGKTVNRFLVGLAVGSLLAAAAEDHPLVCLIDDAQWLDETSIEVLTFVARRLSGKPVALIFASQKSEGEQMAGLPQLIVDGLSEPDARALLVSAVGVPLDPAVRDRMVSEAHGNPTALLHLPHTLTAGDLAGGFWLPSSPSMASYLENIFYQQFVTLPGHSQLLLQTAAAEPTGDVGLLFRAARLQGVAVAAAGMSAEASGLVEFGSRVRFRHLLVRSVIYSRLSTPTRRSVHQALAEATERRLDPDRRAWHRAHAATQPDEEVASELEVSAGRAQHRGGIAAKASFLRRSAELTPSAERRVTRSLVAAQVEIDAGEIDRAEDMLATAEAGPLDDFQMAWLERLRARMVFAKGRGSDAPQMLLESASRLALLDAASARDTLLEAVGAAIFAGRLNEGQVPGQVAAAARSGPPQPVPRTVDVLLNGVASLTLDGYPACANSLKEALKSVRQEEAVAVLEGEPYPRLACSLLPESLAVELWDDEAWEDLAANAVVRARTAGALAILPIALNDQACFHVHAGAFDKAAGEIAEAAAISAVTGSPAVIHTALVLGGWKAAQPEALELVETSIKDAGTRGEGRAIGLAEYATALRYNGLGRYDAALAAARSACQYEDLGSYGWALVELIEAACRSGQQDAAATGLAKLAERTRASGTAWARGTEACSRALLSDGRTAEAFYLEAIEALATCRIALQLARARLLYGEWLRRENRRQESRAYLRSAYEAFSRAGADCFAERARRELSVTGDTARKRTVGTDLELTSQEAQIARLAEQGLTNGEIAAQLFISPRTVEWHLGNVFAKLGVSSRRHLHAAMPPHEVG, from the coding sequence ATGGATGAGCTCGCCGTAATTGCACAGGATTCTCTCCGCGGCCGGACCGACCACATGGTTGCTCTTGAAGAGGCGCTGGCCGTAGCTCGCTCCGGAGAGAGCACGGTCCTGGTACTCCGTGGGGAAGCAGGCGTCGGTAAGACCTCCCTGCTGCACTACGTAGAAGGCCAGGCCACCGGGTTCCGAACGCTAGGAATCTCAGGCATCGAGTCCGAGATGGCGATGCCCTACGCGAGCCTTCAGCAGCTGTGTGCCCCCATGCTGGGCCGACTCTACGACCTGCCCGGTCCGCAGCGTGAAGCATTGTCCGTTGCGTTCGGGCTTCTGGTGGGCAAAACGGTGAACCGATTCCTTGTCGGGCTGGCCGTGGGGAGTCTCCTTGCCGCAGCTGCCGAGGATCATCCGCTGGTGTGCCTCATCGACGACGCGCAGTGGCTCGATGAGACGTCGATCGAGGTGCTGACGTTCGTCGCGAGGCGGCTGTCCGGTAAACCTGTGGCACTGATCTTCGCGTCGCAGAAGTCCGAGGGTGAGCAAATGGCCGGCTTGCCTCAGTTGATCGTGGACGGTCTCAGCGAACCCGATGCCCGCGCCCTGCTGGTGTCAGCTGTAGGCGTCCCGCTGGACCCCGCGGTCCGAGACCGTATGGTCTCCGAAGCACACGGAAACCCGACGGCCCTACTGCACCTGCCGCATACACTGACAGCTGGCGACCTGGCGGGCGGCTTCTGGCTCCCGAGTAGTCCTTCCATGGCGAGTTACCTTGAGAACATCTTCTACCAGCAGTTCGTGACGCTTCCTGGACACAGTCAGCTTCTTCTTCAAACTGCTGCCGCCGAGCCGACCGGAGATGTGGGGCTTCTCTTCCGTGCAGCGAGGCTGCAGGGGGTAGCCGTGGCCGCTGCCGGAATGTCGGCAGAGGCTTCAGGGCTGGTCGAGTTCGGCAGCCGGGTGCGTTTCCGTCACCTGCTGGTGCGCTCAGTGATCTACAGCCGCCTCTCTACTCCGACCCGCCGATCGGTGCACCAGGCGCTGGCCGAAGCAACAGAGCGCAGACTCGACCCAGACCGAAGAGCGTGGCATCGTGCGCATGCCGCCACCCAGCCCGACGAGGAGGTCGCCTCCGAGTTGGAGGTTTCGGCCGGCCGAGCCCAGCACAGGGGAGGGATTGCCGCCAAGGCCTCGTTCCTCCGTCGCTCCGCGGAACTGACGCCGAGCGCCGAGCGTCGCGTCACACGATCACTTGTGGCCGCCCAGGTCGAGATTGATGCGGGTGAGATCGATCGGGCGGAGGATATGTTGGCCACCGCTGAAGCCGGTCCGCTCGACGACTTTCAGATGGCGTGGCTCGAACGGCTGCGAGCCCGAATGGTCTTCGCCAAAGGACGGGGGAGCGACGCCCCCCAGATGCTTCTGGAATCGGCAAGCCGCTTGGCGCTGCTTGACGCGGCTTCTGCCCGCGACACCTTGCTGGAAGCCGTGGGGGCAGCGATCTTCGCAGGCCGTCTGAACGAGGGTCAGGTGCCGGGGCAGGTGGCCGCCGCAGCCCGTTCCGGGCCTCCTCAACCAGTGCCGAGAACGGTTGACGTGCTCTTGAACGGCGTGGCCAGTCTGACCCTTGATGGCTACCCCGCATGCGCGAACTCACTCAAAGAGGCCTTGAAATCCGTCCGGCAAGAGGAGGCAGTCGCCGTACTGGAGGGCGAACCCTACCCCCGGCTGGCTTGCTCGCTTCTTCCCGAGTCCCTCGCGGTAGAGCTGTGGGACGACGAAGCGTGGGAGGATCTGGCCGCCAACGCCGTCGTGAGGGCGCGCACGGCGGGCGCCCTCGCCATTCTCCCCATCGCGTTGAATGATCAGGCCTGTTTCCATGTGCACGCCGGCGCGTTCGACAAGGCTGCTGGCGAGATCGCTGAGGCGGCAGCCATCTCGGCTGTCACGGGCAGTCCGGCAGTGATTCACACTGCTCTGGTGCTCGGCGGCTGGAAGGCGGCGCAACCGGAGGCCCTTGAGCTCGTGGAAACAAGTATCAAGGATGCGGGCACCAGAGGTGAGGGCCGGGCAATTGGCCTTGCCGAGTATGCGACTGCACTGCGCTATAACGGCCTAGGCCGCTACGATGCGGCGTTGGCGGCCGCGCGAAGCGCATGTCAGTACGAGGACCTAGGTTCCTATGGCTGGGCCTTGGTCGAATTGATCGAGGCGGCCTGCCGGAGCGGACAGCAGGACGCAGCCGCAACAGGGTTGGCGAAACTTGCCGAACGTACGCGCGCCAGCGGCACGGCCTGGGCTCGTGGCACGGAGGCATGCTCGCGCGCCCTGCTCAGTGATGGCAGGACAGCAGAGGCGTTCTATCTGGAGGCGATCGAAGCACTCGCTACCTGCCGCATTGCTCTCCAACTAGCTCGTGCCCGACTGCTGTACGGTGAATGGCTTCGTCGAGAGAACCGCAGGCAGGAGAGCCGCGCGTACCTGCGCTCTGCCTACGAGGCCTTCAGCCGAGCAGGTGCCGACTGCTTCGCGGAACGTGCCCGAAGGGAACTTTCCGTAACTGGGGATACCGCACGAAAGCGCACGGTCGGCACGGATCTGGAGCTCACAAGTCAGGAAGCTCAGATCGCAAGACTTGCCGAACAAGGGCTCACCAATGGAGAGATAGCAGCGCAGCTCTTCATCAGCCCGCGCACCGTGGAGTGGCACCTCGGCAACGTCTTCGCCAAACTCGGAGTCAGCTCGCGCAGACATCTACACGCAGCCATGCCGCCCCACGAAGTCGGGTGA
- a CDS encoding IS256 family transposase, whose product MATPSEAEAASAGVDDRFLNELVARAQAEGLQLTGEGGLLQQLTKRLLESALEGEMTDHLGYDRHDPAGKNGGNSRNGKRSKTVVTDVGPVEIDVPRDREGAFEPQIVKKRQRRLSGVDEMVLSLSAKGLTHGEISAHLAEVYGAEVSKQTISTITDSVMEGMAEWQARPLDRVYPVVFIDCINVKIRDGQVANRPIYMALAVTAEGHRDILGLWAGGEGGEGAKHWLRVLTELKNRGVEDVLMLVCDGLKGLPDAVGEVWPQTVVQTCVVHLLRASFRYAGRQDWDKIAKALKPVYTAPTEDAATSRFLEFCEEWGGKYPAIVRLWENAWAEFVPFLQFDAEIRRIVCTTNAIESVNARIRRAVRARGHFPSENAAMKCVYLAVMSLDPTGAGRKRWTTRWKRALQAFDIAFDGRLTNNRI is encoded by the coding sequence ATAGCCACGCCGTCTGAGGCGGAGGCCGCGTCGGCGGGCGTGGATGACCGGTTCCTGAACGAGCTCGTGGCCCGGGCTCAGGCCGAGGGCCTGCAGCTGACCGGTGAGGGCGGGCTGCTCCAGCAGCTGACGAAGCGGCTGCTGGAGTCCGCTCTCGAGGGCGAGATGACAGATCATCTCGGCTATGACCGGCACGATCCGGCCGGGAAGAACGGCGGCAACTCGAGGAACGGAAAACGCTCCAAGACAGTCGTCACGGACGTAGGGCCGGTCGAGATCGACGTGCCGCGGGACCGCGAGGGAGCGTTCGAGCCGCAGATCGTCAAGAAGCGTCAGCGCCGGCTGTCCGGCGTCGACGAGATGGTCCTGTCGCTCTCCGCGAAGGGCCTCACCCACGGCGAGATCTCCGCCCACCTGGCCGAGGTCTACGGAGCCGAGGTCTCCAAGCAGACCATCTCCACGATCACCGATTCGGTGATGGAGGGCATGGCCGAATGGCAGGCCCGCCCGCTCGACCGTGTCTATCCGGTCGTGTTCATCGACTGCATCAACGTGAAGATCCGCGACGGCCAGGTCGCCAACCGCCCCATCTATATGGCGTTGGCGGTCACGGCCGAAGGCCACCGCGACATCCTCGGCCTGTGGGCCGGCGGTGAGGGAGGCGAAGGCGCCAAGCACTGGCTCCGGGTCCTGACCGAGCTGAAGAACCGGGGCGTCGAGGACGTCCTCATGCTGGTCTGCGACGGGTTGAAGGGCCTGCCCGACGCGGTCGGCGAGGTCTGGCCCCAGACCGTCGTCCAGACCTGCGTCGTTCACCTGCTGCGAGCGTCGTTCCGCTATGCCGGCCGCCAGGACTGGGACAAGATCGCTAAAGCCCTCAAGCCTGTCTACACCGCTCCGACCGAAGACGCTGCCACCAGCCGGTTCCTCGAGTTCTGCGAGGAATGGGGCGGCAAATACCCGGCGATCGTGCGGTTGTGGGAGAACGCCTGGGCCGAATTCGTCCCGTTCCTGCAGTTCGACGCCGAGATCCGCCGGATCGTCTGCACCACGAACGCGATCGAGTCCGTCAACGCGAGGATCCGCCGGGCCGTCCGTGCCCGCGGCCACTTCCCCTCGGAGAACGCGGCCATGAAGTGCGTCTACCTCGCGGTGATGTCACTGGACCCGACCGGCGCCGGCCGCAAACGCTGGACCACCCGCTGGAAGCGGGCCCTCCAAGCCTTCGACATCGCCTTCGACGGACGCCTCACCAACAACCGAATCTGA
- a CDS encoding carbamoyltransferase N-terminal domain-containing protein, translating to MVAFAEEERFSRRKHHKDSRSCAVAAAYCLSEAGITLADVDEIAIAFNPAWPTPSNICTDAELIAELLAPALFGHHRPRQVTVVEHHLAHAASAFHPSGFDEAAVLVVDGSGDGVSATLAHGTADGLKVLRQFPFSQSLGWFYETVAEHLGLGNWTSSGKLMGLADYGNPDRYTLDFLTARAGGSSRRS from the coding sequence GTGGTCGCCTTCGCCGAGGAGGAGCGCTTCTCCCGCCGCAAGCACCACAAGGACTCCCGCTCCTGCGCGGTGGCCGCGGCCTACTGCCTGTCCGAGGCCGGCATCACCCTGGCCGACGTTGACGAGATCGCCATCGCATTCAACCCGGCCTGGCCTACGCCGAGCAACATCTGCACGGACGCCGAGCTGATCGCCGAACTCCTCGCCCCCGCCCTGTTCGGCCACCACCGGCCCCGGCAGGTCACCGTGGTCGAGCACCACCTCGCGCACGCTGCCTCCGCCTTCCACCCCAGCGGCTTCGACGAGGCCGCCGTCCTGGTGGTCGACGGCTCCGGCGACGGCGTCTCCGCCACCCTCGCCCACGGTACCGCCGACGGACTGAAGGTCCTGCGCCAGTTCCCGTTCAGCCAGTCGCTGGGCTGGTTCTACGAGACCGTCGCCGAACACCTCGGACTCGGCAACTGGACCAGCTCCGGCAAGCTCATGGGCCTGGCCGACTACGGCAACCCCGACCGCTACACCCTCGACTTCCTCACCGCCCGCGCTGGCGGCTCGTCGAGAAGGAGCTGA
- a CDS encoding undecaprenyl-diphosphate phosphatase has product MSWFESLILGLVQGLTEFLPISSSAHLRLTAAFAGWHDPGAAFTAITQIGTEAAVLIYFRKDIARIVSTWFRSLYTKALRSEQDAKMGWLVIVGSIPIGVLGLVFKDAIVGPARDLRLTATTLIVMGIVLGIADRLAARDEEGGRHRAIRERKTLQQLGVKDGLVFGLCQAMALIPGVSRSGATISGGLLLGFTREAAARYSFLLAIPAVLASGAFEIKDVVENPGHISWGPTVFATVIAFFVGYAVIAWFMKFISTKSFMPFVIYRILLGILLFVLVGAGVLSPHAGESGG; this is encoded by the coding sequence ATGAGCTGGTTCGAATCCCTAATCCTCGGTCTCGTCCAGGGGCTTACGGAGTTCCTCCCGATCTCCTCCAGCGCCCACCTGCGGCTGACCGCGGCGTTCGCCGGCTGGCACGACCCGGGAGCGGCCTTCACCGCCATCACCCAGATCGGCACCGAGGCCGCCGTGCTGATCTACTTCCGCAAGGACATCGCACGGATCGTCTCCACCTGGTTCCGGTCCCTGTACACGAAGGCCCTCCGCTCCGAGCAGGACGCGAAGATGGGCTGGCTGGTGATCGTCGGATCGATCCCGATCGGTGTGCTCGGCCTCGTCTTCAAGGACGCGATCGTGGGCCCGGCCCGCGACCTGCGGCTGACGGCCACCACCCTCATCGTGATGGGCATCGTGCTGGGCATCGCCGACCGGCTGGCCGCGCGCGACGAGGAGGGCGGCCGGCACCGGGCGATCCGCGAGCGCAAGACGCTCCAGCAGCTGGGCGTCAAGGACGGTCTGGTCTTCGGTCTCTGCCAGGCGATGGCCCTGATCCCGGGCGTCTCCCGCTCCGGCGCGACGATCTCCGGCGGTCTGCTGCTGGGCTTCACCCGCGAGGCCGCGGCGCGCTACTCCTTCCTCCTCGCCATCCCGGCCGTACTGGCCTCGGGCGCGTTCGAGATCAAGGACGTGGTCGAGAACCCGGGTCACATCTCCTGGGGTCCGACGGTCTTCGCGACGGTCATCGCCTTCTTCGTGGGCTACGCCGTGATCGCGTGGTTCATGAAGTTCATCTCGACGAAGAGCTTCATGCCCTTCGTGATCTACCGGATCCTGCTCGGCATCCTGCTGTTCGTGCTGGTGGGAGCCGGTGTGCTGAGCCCGCACGCGGGTGAATCCGGCGGCTGA
- a CDS encoding TVP38/TMEM64 family protein, which translates to MSLLLAPWTRLSLLVVLLAAAGVCVLLYEPQRILSEGWPPGLPVGTAVLLFAAAYGVCSAAFVPRPLLNLAAGAVFGTQFGLVAAVGGTVLGAAIAFGLGRIMGQDALRPFLRGRWLEAADGQLSRHGFRSMLAVRLFPGVPFVVANYGAAVSRCGWGPFLLATAIGVVPNTTAYVIAGANASSPGSPAFLVSFGFIVVSVAAAGVVAWRKRHRLAPARTRASTYELTPQHPPVVSGASHGP; encoded by the coding sequence ATGTCCCTCCTCCTCGCGCCGTGGACCCGGCTGTCGCTGCTCGTCGTGCTGCTCGCGGCGGCGGGCGTGTGCGTGCTGCTGTACGAGCCCCAGCGCATCCTCTCGGAGGGCTGGCCCCCGGGCCTCCCGGTGGGCACGGCGGTCCTGCTGTTCGCAGCCGCGTACGGAGTGTGCTCGGCGGCCTTCGTACCGCGCCCCCTGCTCAACCTGGCCGCGGGCGCCGTCTTCGGCACCCAGTTCGGCCTCGTCGCGGCGGTCGGCGGCACCGTCCTCGGCGCCGCCATCGCCTTCGGCCTCGGGCGGATCATGGGCCAGGACGCTTTGCGTCCGTTCCTGCGCGGGCGCTGGCTCGAGGCGGCCGACGGCCAGCTCAGCCGGCACGGCTTCCGCTCGATGCTCGCCGTCCGGCTCTTCCCCGGCGTGCCCTTCGTGGTGGCCAACTACGGCGCGGCGGTCTCCCGTTGCGGCTGGGGCCCCTTCCTCCTCGCCACGGCGATCGGCGTCGTCCCGAACACGACGGCGTACGTGATCGCGGGAGCGAACGCGTCCTCCCCCGGATCGCCCGCCTTCCTCGTCTCGTTCGGCTTCATCGTCGTCTCCGTGGCGGCCGCCGGAGTCGTCGCCTGGCGCAAGCGGCACCGTCTGGCACCCGCTCGAACCCGTGCGTCGACGTACGAACTGACGCCCCAGCACCCCCCTGTGGTCAGCGGCGCTTCGCACGGGCCCTAG